A single region of the Pararhodospirillum photometricum DSM 122 genome encodes:
- a CDS encoding 2-aminoethylphosphonate--pyruvate aminotransferase 1, whose product MPKGAAPGRLARYRRQYETLIKAMGALGLRPLLPEALRSPIIVTFRAPQDPAYSFPAFYEAMKRRGFLIYPGKMTAAESFRLGCIGALADGVMTACATACADSLREIGVTRGCLPA is encoded by the coding sequence ATGCCGAAGGGGGCGGCCCCGGGTCGCCTGGCCCGCTATCGCCGCCAGTATGAGACCCTGATCAAGGCCATGGGGGCATTGGGGCTGCGGCCTTTGCTGCCCGAGGCTCTGCGCTCCCCCATTATTGTGACTTTCCGGGCGCCGCAGGACCCGGCCTACAGCTTCCCGGCCTTTTATGAGGCGATGAAGCGGCGGGGTTTTTTGATTTATCCGGGCAAGATGACCGCGGCCGAGAGCTTCCGCCTGGGCTGCATTGGCGCCCTGGCCGACGGAGTGATGACCGCCTGTGCGACGGCGTGCGCAGACAGCTTGCGGGAAATCGGGGTGACAAGGGGGTGCTTGCCGGCCTGA
- a CDS encoding CHAT domain-containing protein has product MAEDDPLSLKDRGFRAEKEGRDEEALAFYDRAAVLYRAAWESQTTPVLRESQGTSLAIALQHGVTLEIRRRQWDAAARRLEETLSVWRSVAGGAGPTASLLGTRAMVQRAQGHLPEAWASITEALATAEAAHVAETWPLHGMAGRLARARGDATGAEAAFRQAITNVETLRGRLTTDETKIAFFGTPADLYEEFVAFLMDTQRPEAALEIAEKARARALLDGVGGAGSEGEGFAGETPSPASAPTVSAADALALARARDTAFLVYFLTRAKLYVWLLTPQGRVYSGAQVADPASVAQAVQALREPLVFGESFEAPRRALNDLLTGPVAAALDALPPASRLSIVPHKILAQVPFAMLGPTPGAWAEAWSLTVLPSLSVGAQRSARPLPPDGPLLAVGYSTAHRPLPAVAGELKAAAALYPGATVLSEADATASRLRAELPHYPLILIAAHSARRPGAPGDVGQGEPLEIVLSGSALTSRDLKPGLTPRAGLVILSACETLQGVQVAGDELLNLARAFLIAGAERVLLTQWEVEDAATATLVPALLAGVREGQSPAWALHNAVQAYRLAHANDGSAAWAAWILVGPHD; this is encoded by the coding sequence GTGGCCGAGGATGACCCCCTGAGCCTCAAGGATCGGGGGTTTCGTGCCGAAAAAGAGGGGCGCGACGAGGAGGCCCTGGCCTTTTACGATCGAGCCGCCGTCCTTTACCGCGCCGCCTGGGAGAGCCAGACCACGCCAGTTTTGCGCGAGAGCCAGGGAACCAGCTTGGCGATCGCCTTGCAGCACGGCGTGACGCTTGAGATCCGGCGCCGGCAGTGGGACGCCGCCGCCCGCCGTCTGGAAGAGACCCTGAGCGTGTGGCGCTCGGTGGCGGGAGGCGCCGGGCCGACCGCCAGCCTGCTGGGAACGCGGGCCATGGTCCAGCGCGCCCAGGGGCACCTGCCCGAGGCCTGGGCCAGCATCACCGAGGCCCTGGCTACCGCCGAGGCGGCGCATGTCGCCGAGACGTGGCCGCTGCACGGCATGGCCGGGCGCCTTGCCCGGGCCCGGGGCGACGCGACGGGGGCCGAGGCGGCGTTTCGTCAGGCCATCACCAACGTTGAGACCCTGCGGGGGCGTCTGACGACCGACGAAACCAAGATCGCCTTTTTTGGCACGCCCGCCGATCTTTACGAGGAGTTTGTTGCCTTTTTGATGGACACCCAGCGGCCCGAGGCGGCCTTGGAGATCGCCGAAAAGGCCCGGGCCCGGGCCTTGCTGGACGGGGTGGGCGGCGCCGGTAGCGAGGGGGAGGGCTTTGCCGGGGAAACCCCCAGTCCCGCCAGTGCCCCCACGGTTTCGGCCGCCGACGCCTTGGCCCTGGCCCGCGCGCGGGACACAGCGTTCCTGGTGTATTTTCTAACCCGCGCCAAGCTTTATGTCTGGCTGTTGACCCCGCAGGGCCGCGTGTACAGCGGGGCTCAGGTCGCCGATCCCGCGAGTGTGGCCCAAGCTGTTCAGGCCTTGCGCGAGCCCTTGGTGTTTGGCGAGTCCTTCGAGGCGCCGCGTCGCGCCCTCAACGACCTGCTCACCGGCCCCGTTGCCGCCGCACTGGACGCCCTGCCGCCCGCAAGCCGCTTGAGCATCGTGCCCCATAAGATTCTGGCGCAGGTGCCGTTCGCCATGCTGGGGCCCACGCCGGGTGCTTGGGCCGAGGCGTGGTCCCTCACTGTCTTGCCCAGCTTGTCGGTGGGGGCGCAGCGATCGGCGCGGCCCCTTCCCCCGGACGGGCCGCTGCTGGCCGTGGGGTATAGCACCGCCCATCGGCCCTTGCCGGCCGTGGCTGGGGAACTGAAGGCGGCGGCGGCCCTGTATCCCGGGGCAACCGTTCTGAGTGAAGCCGACGCCACCGCCTCGCGGCTGCGGGCTGAACTGCCCCACTACCCCTTGATTTTGATCGCCGCTCACAGCGCCCGGCGGCCGGGCGCGCCCGGGGACGTGGGTCAGGGAGAGCCGTTGGAAATCGTTCTCTCCGGCTCCGCGCTGACGAGCCGCGATCTCAAGCCCGGCCTGACCCCCCGGGCCGGGTTGGTGATCTTGAGTGCCTGCGAAACCCTCCAGGGGGTCCAGGTGGCCGGTGATGAACTCCTGAACCTGGCGCGCGCCTTCCTCATCGCTGGGGCCGAGCGGGTGCTTCTCACCCAATGGGAGGTGGAAGACGCCGCCACCGCCACCCTTGTTCCCGCTCTGCTGGCCGGGGTGCGCGAGGGGCAGTCTCCGGCGTGGGCCTTGCATAACGCCGTGCAAGCCTATCGTCTGGCACATGCCAACGACGGCTCCGCCGCGTGGGCCGCATGGATTTTGGTGGGGCCTCATGACTGA